A DNA window from Actinomadura coerulea contains the following coding sequences:
- the ilvC gene encoding ketol-acid reductoisomerase: protein MFYDDAADLSVIQGRHVAIIGYGSQGHAHALSLRDSGVDVRVGLREGSASREKAEAEGLRVVTPAEAAEEADLIMLLAPDHHHREIFEKDIKPALVEGDALFFGHGFSIRYDLVQPPEGVDVAMVAPKGPGHLVRRQFVAGRGVPVIVAVEKDASGNAWPLALSYAKAIGGLRAGGIKTTFTEETETDLFGEQAVLCGGVSELIKTGFEVLTEAGYQPEVAYFEVLHEMKLIVDLMYEGGVSKMYWSVSDNAEYGGYSRGPRVITPEAKAAMKKILGEIQSGEYAKELVDEFEGGQKKFTQYREELAQHPIEKTGAELRPMMSWLND, encoded by the coding sequence ATGTTCTACGACGACGCCGCCGACCTGAGCGTGATCCAGGGCCGGCACGTGGCGATCATCGGCTACGGCAGCCAGGGGCACGCGCACGCGCTCTCGCTGCGCGACTCCGGCGTCGACGTGCGGGTCGGGCTCCGCGAGGGGTCGGCCAGCAGGGAGAAGGCGGAGGCCGAGGGCCTGCGCGTGGTCACCCCGGCGGAGGCCGCCGAGGAGGCCGACCTGATCATGCTGCTGGCCCCCGACCACCACCACCGGGAGATCTTCGAGAAGGACATCAAGCCCGCCCTGGTCGAGGGCGACGCGCTGTTCTTCGGCCACGGCTTCAGCATCCGCTACGACCTCGTCCAGCCGCCGGAGGGCGTGGACGTGGCCATGGTCGCGCCGAAGGGCCCGGGCCACCTCGTGCGCCGCCAGTTCGTCGCCGGGCGCGGCGTGCCGGTGATCGTGGCCGTGGAGAAGGACGCGTCCGGCAACGCCTGGCCGCTGGCGCTGTCCTACGCCAAGGCCATCGGCGGCCTGCGCGCGGGCGGCATCAAGACGACCTTCACCGAGGAGACCGAGACCGACCTGTTCGGCGAGCAGGCGGTGCTGTGCGGCGGCGTCTCCGAGCTCATCAAGACCGGGTTCGAGGTGCTGACCGAGGCCGGCTACCAGCCGGAGGTCGCCTACTTCGAGGTCCTCCACGAGATGAAGCTGATCGTCGACCTGATGTACGAGGGCGGCGTGTCCAAGATGTACTGGTCGGTGTCCGACAACGCCGAGTACGGCGGCTACAGCCGCGGCCCGCGCGTGATCACGCCGGAGGCCAAGGCCGCGATGAAGAAGATCCTCGGCGAGATCCAGTCCGGCGAGTACGCCAAGGAGCTCGTGGACGAGTTCGAGGGCGGCCAGAAGAAGTTCACGCAGTACCGCGAGGAGCTGGCCCAGCACCCGATCGAGAAGACGGGCGCCGAGCTGCGCCCGATGATGAGCTGGCTCAACGACTGA
- a CDS encoding PadR family transcriptional regulator produces the protein MSIRHGLLALLSQGPRYGYQLRAEFESSTGATWPLNIGQVYSTLSRLERDELVTRGDADDEGRFVYRITPAGEEDVRRWFATPIARSDRPRDELAIKLAMAVTTPGVDAGHVVQTQRTATLRTLQDLTRLKAGSPAVPADQGDRAWRLVLESMIFQAEAEVRWLDHCEAYVARAEPAAAAPSGPVEAPAPADEEARR, from the coding sequence ATGTCCATCCGTCACGGCCTGCTGGCCCTGCTGTCCCAGGGGCCCCGCTACGGCTACCAGCTGCGCGCCGAGTTCGAGTCGTCCACCGGCGCCACCTGGCCGCTCAACATCGGTCAGGTCTACTCGACCCTGTCCCGCCTCGAACGCGACGAGCTCGTCACGCGCGGGGACGCCGACGACGAGGGCCGGTTCGTCTACCGGATCACCCCGGCGGGGGAGGAGGACGTGCGGCGGTGGTTCGCCACCCCCATCGCCCGCTCCGACCGCCCCCGCGACGAACTGGCGATCAAACTGGCGATGGCCGTCACCACGCCCGGCGTCGACGCCGGGCACGTCGTCCAGACCCAGCGCACCGCCACACTGCGCACGCTGCAGGACCTCACCCGCCTCAAGGCCGGCTCGCCCGCCGTCCCCGCCGACCAGGGCGACCGCGCGTGGCGGCTGGTCCTGGAATCCATGATCTTCCAGGCGGAGGCCGAGGTCCGCTGGCTGGACCACTGCGAGGCCTACGTGGCCCGCGCGGAGCCCGCCGCGGCCGCCCCCTCCGGCCCGGTCGAGGCGCCTGCTCCGGCCGACGAGGAGGCGCGGCGATGA
- a CDS encoding ABC transporter ATP-binding protein — protein MSLLAMREVSRDHGAGPSLVHALREVTLQVAAGEFVAVMGPSGSGKSTLLALAGGLDRPTAGQVLVDGADLGGLGRAGRAALRRRGVGYVFQDLNLIPSLTAAENVMLPRELDGVRARTARREAREALAEVGVAELADRFPDEMSGGQQQRVAIARALVGERRLVLADEPTGALDSHTGEDVLRVLRGRCDAGASCLMVTHESRHAAWADRIVFLRDGRVVDATPGPSGPESLLQEKL, from the coding sequence ATGAGCCTGCTGGCGATGCGGGAGGTGTCCCGCGACCACGGCGCCGGCCCGTCCCTCGTCCACGCGCTGCGCGAGGTGACGCTTCAGGTCGCGGCCGGGGAGTTCGTCGCCGTGATGGGCCCGTCGGGCTCCGGGAAGTCGACGCTGCTGGCGCTCGCCGGCGGCCTCGACCGCCCCACGGCCGGGCAGGTCCTGGTGGACGGCGCCGACCTCGGCGGTCTCGGCCGGGCCGGGCGGGCCGCGCTGCGCCGCCGCGGCGTCGGCTACGTGTTCCAGGACCTCAACCTCATCCCGAGCCTCACCGCGGCCGAGAACGTCATGCTGCCGCGCGAACTCGACGGCGTCCGCGCCCGCACGGCCCGCCGCGAGGCGCGGGAGGCCCTCGCGGAGGTCGGCGTCGCCGAGCTGGCCGACCGCTTCCCCGACGAGATGTCCGGCGGCCAGCAGCAGCGCGTCGCGATCGCCCGCGCGCTGGTCGGCGAGCGGCGGCTCGTCCTGGCCGACGAGCCGACCGGGGCCCTCGACAGCCACACCGGCGAGGACGTGCTGCGCGTCCTGCGGGGTCGCTGCGACGCGGGCGCGTCCTGCCTGATGGTCACGCACGAGTCGCGGCACGCCGCCTGGGCCGACCGGATCGTGTTCCTGCGCGACGGCCGGGTCGTCGACGCCACGCCCGGCCCGTCCGGCCCCGAGAGCCTCCTCCAGGAGAAGCTGTGA